The proteins below are encoded in one region of Bifidobacterium dentium JCM 1195 = DSM 20436:
- a CDS encoding Ig-like domain-containing protein → MDRSAHPRRTATSQSYERSRKIGAMLRRLMPSGNRQWITPIIMLMLLLGIVAGALIISSVTQQHVQLDDGTVWITSLKDRKAARFNVKVKDTDAGISSSAARFDVAQHNGDTVILEGTKASYIAASTVSEDGDTTIKADMQTLIGGDTIAFINMKTGNVWAGASSDVKSVNPTTASPKMKLGTGGRIAVTHDGAIYGYRQSDGVILKMDGPQATPGKVTEIGANQRLRADSFTVVANTPVLTSGNAIRWPNGSAEVSMSGTLVLQAPPTDDRQSGWVAAAGQRGLVTVDLQSRKPTPVEISNSGKGDAAQPVSTNGCVSAAWSQKANNYLRVCSAHDGHPQFTSLQNVNATSELVFRANHRLTVLNDVVNGNVWNPQESAKVIKIQWNKVQTQQTKQQDQSTDSANNQHNFSKTCSSQSGQIKAQDDAFGARAGSSQILDVLRNDEQTDCSVLRITSASAPDGGDVTVSPVYDGRYLQLNATSAGAGTVMFSYEIGDGRGQTSSATVTLNITDGIDHAPAQTDTPPEIDVEQGATYTANALGSFSDPDGDPLTLVAAVPTNTDQVTVSTRADGQLVFNAGAMTSGRASVEVTVSDGEQTGTGMLYFSVKPANTLGAAIDPVVKQTTPDARTTVSLQQYVHGTSAEPAQLTAVETPNGASTTMNATDMSFTFTAANPGTYYVPYTITQGSIPATGLARVEVQAVTGDSAKPVAANDVALLGADNTAIVEPLANDIDPMGGVLSVTSVKADAASGIKTGVVSNKRVYITARQVPTKPVQLTYSVANAAGTSTGTIVLQPPALTTANSVPKADNIDAQVRTDGIVSVDVLDHVTYSDGTTVSLQDNLQYDGGTFKGLVFVSGDTVRYQASDQTGTFPVTYTVKDNLGNAASGTITFTVHQKDASNKSAPTPSDVDAQVAAGRKVRIPITLTGIDADGDDDQLLGLGNKAPQLGRITEVGATYLVYEAYADSSGTDTFSYAVEDWTGQRAQAQIRVGVFKSGTDSGVYARDDEITLRPNTAATVPVAQNDISGDNTNLTVERNVESQGIDGVKVNDNMLAFTTPKQAGTYYVIYTVKDKAGLADTATLTVNVDDNAAIAPPSAYDYRVPSSATIDKKSVDVDVSQWIANPSGTADELQVGVDDSAADHARTKGGRTSTVITVDLTDEARAVPYTVTNTTYNITSTAFIQVPAYGVFPPTLRPKAPALKVNARETITINIADYVRVGAGKTAYVDGADSVSATKADNDDLYVNDQTLKFTAPKDYAGPASITFTAVDGKHAGNGKVKIVNSAVLTLPITVIGRDVPAPTFSSSTVDVVAGEGSTTIDLTALTHSPSGLYDDEKEYTYAGGVSSDQVTTNVSADGKLTVSADKTATPGTTVSVPITISYSKGTVQAGVTVRVVASTRPMARIGAKALKVKAGSSEQVNVLGDAYNPFPDTALTVTGCQADGSAKLAVDCPANGMITIAAASDIGASTNHVIVTVRDATMTKEREVTGTISVSVTDKPDAPLLSPIAGDAQDGAVNLSWTAGSSNGSPITEYKVSWTGDSSGEKSCGTVTTCQVTGLTNGRKYSFTVMAQNEVGWSSPSNAVDGQPDKIPSAPQDVRAEANGNIVAVTWSVPKGNFSEVTEYEVTLTGDGVSKKETTSANAINFNLENNAITDGMSVSATVRARNRVNWSQPSQASNATAPRGVPDKPTVSATQQGDQIIVSGKLGNMRNAGCEAVTLSFAGRDAGMACGSSDVSATFDIAEDWYYQSLAPKITLTTKYAGTVTAQGNAITPDVKPDKPADVRVVPDGDHCVASWNAAGKHHDGFIVNVPKQNNMPTASLSVTYPLEHWGSCGTVTVWQTFKGHTSDPVKASNGEIGNKVQAVIALPSLRWDDTDANVIHVEGGAVNAYNQSVTVTIVLSDESKKQYPFEWHPGLTTTLDASALPQGFSYSWLVKVEGTTDKAVNSTKQSPTPLKDSDRYHAPPTPSPGTSPSTSTSFDDGTDESRGGSKGHSALTTLPRQANRDHPWIREIRLFHGRPPINPSFAGNKQ, encoded by the coding sequence ATGGACAGATCAGCGCATCCGAGACGGACCGCGACCTCGCAGTCATACGAGAGGTCCCGCAAGATCGGCGCGATGCTGCGCAGGCTGATGCCGTCCGGCAATCGACAGTGGATCACACCGATCATCATGCTGATGCTTCTGTTGGGCATCGTGGCCGGCGCGCTGATCATCAGTTCGGTGACCCAGCAGCACGTGCAGCTTGACGACGGCACCGTGTGGATCACTTCACTGAAGGACCGCAAGGCCGCGCGGTTCAACGTAAAGGTCAAAGACACCGACGCGGGCATCTCCTCATCCGCGGCACGGTTCGACGTAGCCCAGCACAACGGCGACACCGTGATTCTGGAGGGAACGAAGGCCAGCTATATCGCGGCCTCCACCGTCAGCGAGGACGGCGACACCACCATCAAGGCGGATATGCAGACGTTGATCGGCGGGGATACCATCGCCTTCATCAACATGAAGACCGGCAACGTGTGGGCGGGTGCCTCATCCGATGTGAAATCCGTGAACCCGACCACCGCGTCGCCGAAGATGAAGCTCGGGACGGGCGGCAGAATCGCCGTGACCCACGACGGTGCGATCTACGGCTACCGGCAGTCCGACGGTGTGATTCTGAAAATGGACGGACCGCAGGCGACGCCCGGCAAAGTGACGGAAATCGGCGCGAACCAACGATTGCGGGCAGACTCCTTCACCGTGGTGGCAAATACCCCTGTACTCACTTCCGGCAATGCGATCCGCTGGCCGAACGGCAGTGCGGAAGTTTCGATGAGTGGCACGCTCGTCCTCCAGGCACCGCCCACGGACGACAGGCAGAGCGGCTGGGTGGCCGCCGCGGGTCAGCGCGGTCTGGTCACGGTCGATCTGCAGTCCAGGAAGCCGACGCCCGTGGAAATCTCCAATTCCGGCAAGGGCGACGCGGCACAGCCCGTGTCCACCAACGGTTGCGTATCCGCCGCATGGAGCCAAAAGGCGAACAATTATCTGCGCGTGTGCTCGGCGCACGACGGCCATCCGCAATTCACATCCCTGCAGAACGTGAATGCCACCTCCGAACTCGTGTTCCGCGCCAACCATCGTCTGACGGTGCTCAACGACGTGGTCAACGGCAACGTGTGGAATCCACAGGAATCCGCAAAGGTCATCAAGATCCAGTGGAACAAGGTGCAGACGCAGCAGACGAAACAACAGGATCAGAGCACCGACAGCGCCAACAATCAGCATAATTTCAGCAAGACCTGTTCGTCGCAATCCGGTCAGATCAAGGCGCAGGACGATGCGTTCGGCGCACGAGCCGGCTCGTCGCAGATTCTCGACGTGCTACGCAACGATGAACAGACCGACTGTTCGGTGTTGCGCATCACCTCGGCGAGCGCACCGGACGGCGGTGACGTCACCGTCTCGCCCGTATACGACGGTCGGTACCTGCAGCTGAACGCCACTTCCGCAGGAGCGGGCACGGTGATGTTCAGTTACGAGATCGGTGACGGTCGGGGCCAGACGTCGAGCGCCACCGTGACCTTGAACATCACCGACGGGATCGACCATGCGCCTGCCCAGACCGATACGCCACCGGAAATCGACGTGGAGCAGGGCGCCACATATACGGCAAACGCGCTGGGTAGCTTCTCCGACCCGGATGGCGATCCGCTGACACTGGTCGCCGCGGTACCGACCAACACCGATCAGGTGACGGTCTCCACGCGCGCGGACGGCCAGCTGGTGTTCAACGCCGGCGCGATGACATCCGGCAGGGCGAGCGTCGAGGTAACCGTGTCCGACGGCGAGCAGACCGGCACCGGCATGCTGTATTTTTCGGTGAAACCGGCCAATACGCTGGGGGCTGCGATCGATCCGGTGGTCAAGCAGACCACGCCCGATGCACGCACCACGGTATCGCTTCAACAATACGTGCATGGCACTTCCGCCGAACCGGCGCAGTTGACCGCGGTGGAGACGCCGAACGGAGCTTCGACCACCATGAACGCGACGGATATGTCGTTCACGTTCACCGCCGCGAATCCAGGTACCTACTATGTGCCATACACCATTACGCAGGGGTCGATTCCCGCAACCGGTCTGGCTCGTGTGGAAGTGCAAGCCGTGACAGGCGATTCCGCCAAACCGGTGGCAGCCAATGACGTGGCGCTGCTCGGAGCGGACAACACCGCCATCGTGGAGCCGCTGGCCAACGATATCGATCCGATGGGCGGCGTGCTGTCGGTCACCTCCGTGAAGGCCGATGCGGCCAGCGGCATTAAAACCGGCGTGGTGAGCAACAAGCGCGTGTACATCACCGCCCGCCAGGTGCCGACCAAACCGGTGCAGCTCACCTACAGCGTGGCGAACGCGGCCGGAACGTCGACCGGCACCATCGTGCTGCAGCCGCCGGCGCTGACCACCGCGAATTCCGTGCCGAAGGCCGACAACATCGACGCACAGGTACGTACCGACGGCATCGTATCCGTCGATGTGCTCGACCACGTCACCTATTCCGACGGCACCACGGTAAGCCTGCAGGACAATCTGCAGTATGACGGGGGCACGTTCAAGGGACTGGTGTTCGTTTCCGGCGACACCGTACGCTATCAGGCCTCCGACCAGACCGGCACATTCCCCGTGACGTACACCGTCAAGGACAACCTCGGCAACGCCGCCTCCGGAACGATCACCTTCACCGTGCATCAGAAGGATGCTTCCAACAAGAGCGCGCCGACGCCGTCCGACGTGGATGCGCAGGTGGCCGCCGGACGGAAAGTGCGGATTCCGATCACACTGACCGGCATCGACGCCGATGGCGACGACGACCAGCTACTGGGTCTGGGCAACAAGGCGCCGCAGCTGGGCCGCATCACCGAGGTCGGTGCGACCTATCTGGTGTATGAGGCGTATGCGGATTCCTCCGGCACCGACACCTTCTCGTATGCGGTCGAGGATTGGACCGGTCAGCGCGCACAGGCGCAGATCCGTGTCGGCGTCTTCAAGTCGGGCACCGATTCGGGCGTGTACGCGCGTGACGACGAGATCACGCTACGACCGAACACCGCGGCCACCGTGCCGGTTGCGCAGAACGACATCTCCGGCGACAACACGAACCTCACCGTCGAACGCAATGTGGAATCTCAGGGCATCGACGGCGTGAAGGTGAACGACAACATGCTTGCGTTCACCACTCCCAAGCAGGCGGGAACGTATTACGTCATCTACACGGTGAAAGACAAGGCAGGCCTTGCCGACACGGCCACGCTGACGGTGAACGTCGATGATAACGCGGCCATCGCACCGCCATCGGCCTACGATTACCGAGTGCCGTCCTCCGCAACGATCGATAAGAAGTCGGTCGACGTGGATGTGTCGCAATGGATCGCAAACCCGTCCGGCACCGCTGACGAGCTGCAGGTCGGCGTGGACGATTCCGCCGCCGACCATGCGCGGACGAAGGGCGGCAGAACGTCCACCGTAATCACGGTGGATCTGACCGATGAGGCGCGTGCGGTGCCCTACACGGTGACGAACACCACATACAACATCACCTCCACCGCATTCATCCAAGTACCGGCATACGGCGTCTTTCCGCCGACGTTGCGTCCGAAGGCACCGGCATTGAAGGTGAACGCACGTGAGACGATCACCATCAACATCGCCGATTACGTACGTGTCGGCGCCGGCAAGACCGCCTACGTGGACGGCGCCGATTCGGTGAGCGCCACCAAGGCCGACAATGACGACCTGTATGTGAACGATCAGACGCTCAAGTTCACCGCGCCGAAGGATTATGCAGGCCCCGCTTCGATCACGTTCACCGCGGTCGACGGCAAGCATGCCGGAAACGGCAAAGTGAAGATCGTCAATTCGGCGGTGTTGACCCTGCCGATCACCGTGATCGGCCGCGACGTGCCCGCACCTACTTTCTCATCCTCCACGGTGGACGTGGTGGCCGGTGAGGGCTCCACCACCATCGATCTGACCGCCTTGACGCATTCGCCGTCGGGATTGTATGACGACGAAAAGGAATACACGTATGCCGGTGGAGTCTCCTCCGACCAGGTGACCACGAACGTGAGCGCCGACGGCAAGCTGACGGTGAGCGCCGACAAGACGGCCACGCCAGGAACCACGGTGAGCGTGCCGATCACCATCTCGTATTCGAAAGGCACCGTGCAGGCCGGTGTGACCGTGCGCGTGGTGGCCTCCACCAGGCCGATGGCGCGCATCGGCGCGAAGGCCCTGAAGGTCAAGGCTGGGTCAAGCGAACAGGTGAACGTGCTTGGCGACGCCTACAATCCGTTCCCCGACACCGCGCTTACCGTGACGGGATGTCAGGCCGACGGTTCCGCCAAGCTGGCGGTGGACTGCCCCGCCAACGGAATGATAACGATTGCGGCGGCCTCCGATATCGGCGCGAGCACGAACCATGTGATCGTGACCGTGCGCGACGCCACTATGACCAAGGAACGTGAAGTCACTGGAACCATCAGCGTTTCGGTGACGGACAAGCCGGACGCCCCGCTGCTCTCCCCCATCGCCGGCGATGCCCAGGATGGCGCGGTGAATCTGAGCTGGACGGCGGGTTCTTCGAACGGCAGCCCGATCACCGAATACAAGGTCTCGTGGACGGGCGACTCCTCCGGAGAGAAATCGTGCGGCACGGTGACCACATGCCAGGTGACGGGGCTCACCAACGGCAGGAAGTACTCGTTCACCGTCATGGCGCAGAACGAAGTCGGATGGTCCAGTCCATCGAATGCCGTGGACGGGCAACCCGATAAGATACCTTCCGCGCCGCAAGACGTGAGGGCCGAAGCCAACGGCAACATCGTGGCCGTGACATGGTCGGTGCCGAAAGGCAACTTCTCGGAAGTCACCGAATATGAGGTGACCCTGACCGGCGACGGCGTATCCAAGAAGGAGACCACCTCCGCAAACGCCATCAACTTCAACCTCGAGAACAACGCCATCACGGACGGCATGTCCGTCAGTGCGACCGTGCGGGCCAGGAACAGGGTGAACTGGAGCCAGCCGTCCCAGGCCTCGAACGCCACCGCACCGCGGGGAGTTCCCGACAAGCCGACCGTCTCCGCAACGCAGCAAGGCGATCAGATCATCGTCTCCGGCAAGCTTGGCAACATGCGCAATGCCGGCTGTGAAGCCGTGACGTTGAGTTTCGCAGGCAGGGACGCCGGCATGGCATGCGGATCGTCGGACGTTTCCGCGACCTTCGACATCGCCGAAGACTGGTACTACCAAAGCCTCGCGCCGAAAATCACGTTGACCACCAAATACGCCGGAACCGTCACCGCGCAGGGTAACGCCATCACCCCTGACGTCAAGCCCGACAAGCCGGCCGATGTCAGGGTCGTGCCCGATGGCGACCATTGCGTGGCTTCGTGGAACGCCGCCGGCAAGCACCATGACGGCTTCATCGTAAACGTGCCGAAGCAGAACAACATGCCGACCGCAAGCCTCAGCGTCACCTATCCGCTTGAACATTGGGGCAGCTGTGGCACCGTAACCGTGTGGCAGACCTTCAAAGGCCATACCAGCGATCCGGTGAAGGCCAGCAACGGCGAAATCGGCAACAAGGTCCAGGCTGTGATCGCCCTGCCGTCACTGCGTTGGGACGATACAGACGCCAATGTCATCCATGTCGAGGGCGGTGCCGTGAACGCCTACAACCAGTCCGTGACCGTGACCATCGTCCTGTCGGATGAATCCAAGAAGCAGTATCCGTTCGAATGGCATCCGGGCCTTACGACCACGCTGGACGCCTCGGCGCTGCCACAGGGATTCTCGTACTCGTGGCTCGTCAAGGTGGAAGGCACCACCGACAAGGCGGTCAACAGCACGAAGCAGAGTCCCACCCCGCTTAAGGACAGCGACAGGTATCACGCTCCGCCAACCCCTTCGCCCGGCACCAGTCCATCCACATCGACGTCCTTCGACGACGGCACCGACGAATCGCGGGGCGGGTCCAAAGGACATTCGGCATTGACGACGTTGCCGAGGCAGGCGAATCGCGACCATCCCTGGATCAGGGAAATCCGACTGTTCCACGGCCGCCCGCCGATCAATCCATCATTCGCAGGCAATAAGCAGTAG
- a CDS encoding HepT-like ribonuclease domain-containing protein, with protein MMIRRKYGDQRFRDETNLIRLVEHLERAHRDASAVASAQELEGDYMRFNSVAMDMVQAQESARKLSDEFRNETPELPWSELRALRNVIVHQYDEIELYALYESATTSARHLLSRLRPYVDAIED; from the coding sequence ATGATGATTCGGCGTAAGTATGGAGATCAGCGATTCCGGGACGAGACGAATCTGATCCGTCTTGTGGAGCATCTCGAACGTGCGCATCGCGACGCTTCCGCCGTCGCTTCGGCGCAGGAGCTTGAGGGCGACTATATGCGGTTCAACTCCGTGGCCATGGATATGGTGCAGGCGCAGGAGTCGGCACGGAAACTGTCGGACGAATTCCGCAATGAGACTCCCGAACTGCCATGGAGTGAGCTGCGTGCGTTGCGCAACGTCATCGTGCATCAATATGACGAGATCGAATTGTATGCGCTGTATGAATCCGCCACGACAAGCGCCCGGCATCTACTGTCGAGACTGCGTCCCTACGTCGATGCCATAGAGGACTGA
- a CDS encoding serine/threonine-protein kinase, with protein MEVPQPVPPRIPGYDFVRQLGAGSEATVYLYQQRSPARPVAIKVSNKSLDPRAAARFRAEADFMAQISSHPYILSIFESGVTGNGLGYTVFEFAPGGSYRDALRKVTLNADQILDLGINLASALFTAHRKGIIHRDIKTSNVLINAQGMPVLSDFGISASIYDHRTTGFSLPWAPPEVISGVGGGNEASDIYSLGATLFATITGRSPYEYAYRVSNKQELAMTVVSKPLPKLNRPEVPPQVEQVLRKALDKNPDQRYYSALDFARAMQRVQYALYGHATPTTVEGVPQYPKDLPSRQDTHGTDDASDSGRTKTWVKPVVIGTLAVSAITVVALVFAFIVAPRMDSVSDNGHARISPTTKGYGNGGTGTDDDEDDDIATTVVPSVENLAGQYNGDKVNFTWVNPDPKKGDSYAWSIVGDSGTSTNAQAATTEDTQVEVPAGDGTQTCIQVSLIRADRRMSQNPTIACAAKP; from the coding sequence ATGGAGGTTCCACAACCGGTTCCGCCGCGGATACCCGGCTACGATTTCGTGCGACAGTTGGGTGCAGGCTCCGAGGCAACGGTGTATCTGTACCAACAGCGCTCCCCTGCCCGCCCGGTCGCCATCAAGGTGAGCAACAAGTCCTTGGATCCGCGAGCGGCCGCGCGCTTTCGCGCCGAGGCCGATTTCATGGCGCAGATCTCCTCACACCCCTACATCCTTTCGATTTTCGAATCCGGCGTGACCGGCAACGGGCTCGGCTACACCGTATTCGAATTCGCACCCGGCGGCAGCTATCGGGACGCTTTGCGCAAGGTCACGCTCAATGCCGACCAGATACTCGATCTCGGCATCAATCTGGCGAGCGCCCTGTTTACCGCACATCGCAAGGGCATCATCCATCGAGACATCAAGACCAGCAACGTGCTCATCAATGCGCAAGGCATGCCGGTACTGTCGGATTTCGGCATCTCCGCCTCGATTTATGACCATCGCACGACCGGCTTCTCGCTGCCGTGGGCCCCGCCGGAGGTGATTTCCGGAGTCGGCGGAGGCAATGAGGCTTCCGATATCTATTCGCTGGGCGCCACGCTGTTCGCCACGATCACCGGCCGTTCGCCGTACGAATACGCCTATCGTGTATCCAACAAGCAGGAGCTGGCCATGACGGTCGTCAGCAAGCCTCTGCCAAAGCTCAACCGCCCCGAGGTGCCGCCGCAGGTGGAGCAGGTGCTGCGCAAGGCGCTCGACAAGAATCCCGATCAGCGGTATTATTCCGCACTCGATTTCGCCCGCGCCATGCAGCGGGTGCAATACGCGCTGTACGGACATGCCACGCCGACCACGGTGGAAGGCGTGCCACAGTATCCGAAGGACCTCCCCTCACGCCAGGACACGCACGGCACGGATGACGCATCCGACTCCGGCCGCACCAAGACATGGGTGAAACCCGTCGTCATCGGTACGCTCGCAGTGTCCGCAATCACCGTGGTCGCACTGGTATTCGCCTTCATTGTGGCCCCTCGCATGGATTCCGTCTCCGATAACGGCCATGCGCGGATCAGCCCCACCACAAAGGGGTACGGCAATGGCGGCACCGGTACCGATGACGATGAGGATGACGACATCGCCACGACGGTCGTGCCTTCCGTGGAGAACCTCGCCGGCCAATACAACGGCGACAAGGTGAATTTCACTTGGGTGAATCCCGATCCGAAGAAGGGCGATTCCTACGCGTGGTCCATTGTCGGCGATTCCGGGACGAGTACGAACGCGCAGGCGGCCACCACGGAAGATACGCAGGTCGAAGTCCCGGCGGGAGACGGCACACAGACCTGCATTCAGGTGAGCCTGATCCGAGCCGATCGGCGGATGTCGCAGAATCCGACGATCGCCTGCGCGGCCAAGCCGTAA
- a CDS encoding MATE family efflux transporter, giving the protein MANDERAGGMASDAVKITGTPPERSVNRRILALAIPTFGQLIAEPAFALIDTAVVGHVGDSALAGLSVGSTIVLTVAGLCVFLAYGTTSRVARLMGAGKRREGLEAGISGLWLALAIGIVVSVALFVFARPICMWMGANGGALDDAVAYLRAVVFGLPGMLLVYAANGIFRGLAKVTITLVAAIAGAVLNTILDVTLILGCGWGVFGSGVGTLIAQWFMAVVLIGPALLWAHQEGASLRPRVRSMKASMGDGLMLFVRTLALRACLMATVMLAARMGVLVLAAYQVVNSTWNFVLNMLDAIGIAGQSLVAVEIGAKRPQQALRMTKAAGRAGLVAGIVIGVGLIVLGMIAPPLFSASEPVRMLIAVGMVVVGATLPLSGWMWAIDGILIGAGDYRYLAVTCIITACVYLPCLAGIGVLCNGSAVPDTVRMAALWAAVTLLFIGIRAMFNGLRVRGKTASIEAGR; this is encoded by the coding sequence ATGGCCAATGATGAACGGGCGGGCGGCATGGCCTCGGATGCCGTGAAGATAACCGGTACGCCGCCGGAACGGTCGGTCAACCGACGGATTCTTGCATTGGCGATTCCTACGTTCGGACAGCTGATCGCCGAACCGGCGTTCGCGCTTATCGACACCGCCGTCGTCGGACATGTCGGCGATAGCGCATTGGCGGGCCTATCGGTCGGCTCGACGATAGTGCTTACCGTGGCCGGGCTGTGCGTCTTTCTGGCCTATGGCACCACATCCCGCGTGGCGAGACTGATGGGTGCGGGCAAACGGCGCGAGGGATTGGAGGCCGGCATCAGCGGATTATGGTTGGCGCTGGCCATCGGCATCGTTGTTTCCGTGGCGCTGTTCGTGTTCGCGCGCCCGATATGCATGTGGATGGGCGCGAATGGCGGCGCATTGGATGATGCGGTCGCCTATCTGCGTGCGGTGGTGTTCGGCTTGCCGGGCATGCTGCTGGTATATGCGGCGAACGGCATCTTCCGCGGTCTGGCGAAGGTGACGATTACCTTGGTGGCGGCCATTGCCGGTGCCGTCTTGAATACGATTCTGGATGTGACGCTCATCCTTGGATGCGGCTGGGGCGTATTCGGCTCCGGTGTCGGCACGTTGATCGCGCAATGGTTCATGGCGGTCGTGCTGATCGGACCGGCGTTGCTGTGGGCTCATCAGGAGGGCGCTTCACTGCGGCCGCGCGTGCGAAGCATGAAGGCGAGTATGGGCGACGGCCTGATGTTGTTCGTCCGCACGCTTGCCCTACGTGCGTGTCTGATGGCCACGGTGATGCTGGCGGCACGCATGGGTGTACTGGTGCTTGCCGCCTATCAGGTCGTGAATTCGACGTGGAATTTCGTATTGAACATGCTGGATGCCATAGGCATTGCCGGGCAGAGCCTTGTGGCGGTGGAGATCGGTGCGAAACGGCCGCAACAGGCCTTGCGTATGACCAAGGCGGCCGGCCGGGCAGGGCTTGTTGCGGGAATCGTGATCGGCGTAGGCCTGATTGTTCTGGGAATGATCGCGCCTCCGCTGTTCTCCGCGTCGGAGCCGGTGCGGATGCTGATTGCGGTCGGCATGGTCGTCGTCGGTGCAACGCTGCCGCTTTCCGGTTGGATGTGGGCGATTGACGGCATTCTAATCGGTGCGGGCGATTATCGTTACCTCGCCGTCACCTGCATCATTACCGCATGCGTCTATCTGCCGTGTCTTGCCGGCATCGGTGTGCTGTGCAACGGTTCCGCCGTGCCGGATACCGTCCGCATGGCCGCTCTCTGGGCCGCCGTCACGCTCCTGTTCATCGGAATCCGGGCCATGTTCAACGGTCTGCGCGTCCGTGGCAAAACAGCCAGCATCGAGGCTGGTCGATAG
- a CDS encoding nucleotidyltransferase domain-containing protein produces the protein MIDSLKARRMDCGLSQQAVAEAMGTTQSALSRAEHVGNPTQDFLQRYDEALRKLMRSDSVVDVTTVKFIIERIAREYGLAEVYLYGSVARGEADADSDVDLLYVTAQGVRLDMMRMAGLKGDLERAFGREVSLTSLDALRRNAKISRASRRFYTHIQPDMIRVA, from the coding sequence ATGATTGATTCACTTAAGGCGCGACGCATGGATTGCGGGCTAAGCCAACAGGCGGTAGCGGAGGCGATGGGTACGACGCAGTCGGCGTTGTCCCGGGCGGAGCATGTCGGCAATCCGACGCAGGATTTTCTGCAACGCTATGATGAGGCGCTGCGCAAGCTGATGCGGTCCGACAGTGTGGTGGATGTCACCACGGTGAAGTTCATCATCGAGCGGATCGCCAGGGAATACGGGCTGGCGGAGGTATATCTGTATGGTTCCGTGGCTCGAGGTGAGGCGGACGCCGACTCCGATGTCGACCTGCTGTATGTGACCGCACAGGGAGTCCGTCTCGACATGATGCGGATGGCGGGATTGAAGGGCGATCTGGAACGGGCGTTTGGCAGGGAGGTGTCGTTGACGTCGTTGGACGCGTTGCGTAGGAATGCGAAGATCAGCCGTGCAAGCAGGCGTTTCTACACGCATATCCAACCGGATATGATCAGGGTGGCATGA